From the Limosilactobacillus panis genome, one window contains:
- a CDS encoding FRG domain-containing protein — protein sequence MIHNIQTVSNYIQEIEKLINNKEHNYYFRGQDDAFSNTLPAIFRSRKLLDNEDNLFNDFLMTDPQLFEKCRTNFERMALMEHYHLPTRLLDVSSNPLIALFFAVKGGQGNGEVYVYKDQPNPDKLAKMLNQRGWHNLINEYNFKSGLTNHNYFKKNAFSNEMQLESSLARQSMADKSSFFQTVKNFYQLDNSYIAQQHRLWSDDYLNYFEDEDSNYFAEFKHDLQTLPFLRLFEEAKRDIPSFANKLNPLELIVPKIVTSKRMSRRMENQQGLFLFVPFIGDEYDQSLEIDYEEVEKRAQLAIDILSLYNSENPDEKEKYIIPAQYKRPILDELAKLGIDYSFIYPEDHAKKAEMIKDKYLGL from the coding sequence ATGATCCATAACATCCAAACCGTTTCTAACTATATCCAAGAAATTGAAAAGTTGATTAACAATAAGGAACATAATTATTACTTCCGTGGGCAAGATGATGCCTTTTCTAATACCTTGCCAGCAATTTTTCGGAGTCGGAAACTGCTCGATAACGAAGACAACCTGTTTAATGACTTCCTCATGACGGACCCCCAGCTCTTCGAAAAGTGTCGGACAAACTTTGAACGGATGGCACTTATGGAACACTACCACCTGCCGACCCGGCTACTGGATGTTAGTTCTAACCCCCTGATTGCCCTCTTCTTCGCGGTCAAGGGCGGTCAGGGAAATGGTGAAGTTTATGTTTATAAGGACCAACCGAATCCCGATAAACTAGCGAAAATGTTGAACCAGCGCGGTTGGCACAACCTAATCAACGAATATAATTTTAAAAGCGGCCTTACCAACCATAACTACTTCAAAAAGAATGCTTTCAGCAATGAGATGCAACTAGAGTCATCGCTTGCCCGCCAATCAATGGCGGACAAAAGCTCGTTTTTCCAGACTGTCAAAAACTTCTATCAATTAGATAATAGCTACATTGCTCAGCAGCATCGCCTATGGAGTGATGACTACTTGAACTATTTCGAAGATGAAGATTCAAATTACTTTGCCGAGTTCAAGCACGACCTTCAAACCCTGCCTTTCCTCCGGCTGTTTGAAGAGGCCAAGCGCGATATCCCAAGTTTCGCCAATAAGCTAAACCCGCTTGAACTAATCGTGCCCAAGATCGTCACAAGTAAGCGGATGAGCCGACGGATGGAAAACCAGCAGGGGCTTTTCCTTTTTGTGCCCTTCATTGGTGACGAATATGACCAATCATTGGAAATCGATTATGAAGAGGTTGAAAAGCGGGCCCAGCTGGCAATCGATATTCTCAGTCTCTATAATTCGGAAAACCCAGATGAAAAGGAAAAGTACATCATCCCCGCCCAGTACAAGCGACCGATCCTGGACGAACTGGCCAAGCTTGGGATTGATTACAGTTTCATCTATCCTGAAGATCACGCCAAAAAGGCGGAGATGATCAAGGACAAGTACCTAGGTCTTTAA
- a CDS encoding replication-associated recombination protein A: MAEDISLFGSPAGGHFKQPLANRMRPHKLTEMVGQEHLLAAGKPLRQIIDQHIPIPLILWGPPGTGKTTLAHVVANELHYPFEQFNASIENKGQLTKLINRHPTESFVLLLDEIHRLTKPIQDYLLPYLENGHVLLVGATTENPILSLVPAIRSRCQIFEFHPLKTADIQQMVVRAAHRVFDYQIPAEIAHMIANTGNGDVRTALNVLDTLYAMYQEKLTVSQVRNFSRQQHLTYDKDATQHYDYLSAWRDSVEGSDADAALYYLAVLLEAGDLESVVRSLKDMSALDMGMADPARAVQVITLANTALEIGLPRASTHVAMATMLLAISPRSDSAMQAYRRAAKDAQNASQHPMPPYLLDVHYKGADKLRGAGLMKNMFEEPKKVAKQPYLPADLIGRHYYEPAPNENEQRLYYQYQKLFEYIYQRPFKPDSRLSHFDHFNPYQ; encoded by the coding sequence ATGGCTGAAGATATATCATTATTTGGCAGTCCGGCGGGTGGACACTTTAAGCAGCCACTGGCTAACCGGATGCGCCCGCATAAACTAACTGAGATGGTGGGTCAGGAGCACTTGTTGGCGGCCGGGAAGCCACTTCGTCAAATCATTGATCAACACATCCCCATCCCCTTGATTTTGTGGGGGCCACCAGGAACGGGGAAGACGACCCTTGCCCACGTGGTTGCTAACGAACTCCACTACCCCTTTGAACAGTTCAACGCCAGCATTGAAAACAAGGGTCAGTTAACTAAGTTGATTAATCGCCACCCGACTGAGTCATTCGTCTTGCTCCTGGATGAAATTCACCGCTTGACTAAACCAATCCAGGACTACCTATTACCCTACCTGGAAAATGGTCATGTTCTTTTGGTCGGAGCGACCACGGAGAACCCGATTTTATCACTTGTTCCCGCAATTCGGTCCCGCTGTCAGATCTTTGAGTTTCATCCTTTAAAGACGGCGGATATCCAACAAATGGTCGTCCGGGCCGCCCACCGGGTTTTTGATTACCAAATTCCTGCCGAAATTGCTCACATGATTGCCAACACCGGCAATGGTGATGTGCGGACGGCATTGAATGTTCTTGATACCCTTTACGCCATGTACCAGGAAAAACTGACGGTTAGCCAGGTAAGAAATTTTAGCCGCCAGCAGCACCTGACATACGATAAGGATGCCACCCAGCATTATGACTACCTTTCAGCATGGCGTGACTCTGTTGAGGGTTCTGATGCCGATGCCGCCCTTTACTATTTAGCGGTTTTACTGGAGGCTGGGGATCTTGAATCGGTCGTGCGCAGTTTGAAAGACATGAGTGCTCTTGATATGGGCATGGCTGACCCGGCGCGGGCCGTCCAGGTAATCACGCTTGCCAATACGGCCTTAGAGATTGGCTTGCCACGAGCTAGTACCCACGTGGCCATGGCGACAATGTTGTTGGCAATCAGTCCGCGGTCCGACTCGGCAATGCAAGCTTACCGGCGGGCAGCAAAGGACGCCCAAAATGCTAGTCAGCACCCGATGCCACCGTACCTGCTGGATGTTCATTATAAGGGAGCGGACAAGTTGCGTGGTGCCGGATTAATGAAAAACATGTTTGAAGAACCGAAGAAAGTCGCTAAGCAACCATATCTACCAGCTGATTTAATCGGCCGCCACTACTATGAGCCGGCGCCAAATGAGAACGAGCAACGGTTGTACTACCAATACCAGAAGTTGTTTGAGTACATTTACCAACGACCATTTAAGCCCGATTCAAGGCTAAGTCACTTTGATCACTTTAACCCGTATCAATAG
- a CDS encoding NAD(P)-dependent oxidoreductase, with product MTKVAVIGASGMAGSAIYQQAVGKDRLAVTGIIRDEAKARQVLGANANLLMGDVLTLSSATLGEFDIIVDAFNPGPAHADQQLDLAKKLVQVAQQHPARLIFILGAGSLRTGSNRHYFVEDIAKTPGADKWINTPRQQLKEYQYLMTVNDVDWLGISPSAMFVPGPASKYVIGGDDLLVNGDGQSQVTAGTMAKLVINEVCAPHHQQRITVIDD from the coding sequence ATGACAAAAGTGGCGGTCATTGGTGCTTCCGGGATGGCCGGTAGTGCGATTTACCAGCAGGCAGTAGGGAAGGATAGATTAGCAGTGACGGGAATTATCCGTGATGAAGCCAAGGCCCGCCAGGTTCTGGGCGCTAACGCCAACCTGCTGATGGGGGATGTCTTGACGTTGAGTTCCGCTACGCTGGGGGAATTTGACATTATTGTGGACGCCTTTAATCCGGGCCCGGCCCACGCTGACCAGCAGCTTGACCTGGCGAAGAAACTGGTCCAGGTCGCCCAGCAGCACCCGGCACGACTGATCTTTATTCTGGGTGCCGGCAGCCTGCGGACGGGCAGTAACCGCCATTACTTCGTGGAAGACATCGCCAAAACCCCTGGGGCGGATAAATGGATCAATACGCCTCGTCAACAGCTTAAGGAGTATCAATACCTGATGACGGTTAACGACGTTGATTGGCTGGGTATTTCGCCGTCGGCCATGTTTGTGCCGGGCCCGGCTAGTAAATACGTTATCGGGGGTGACGACTTACTGGTTAACGGGGATGGTCAATCACAAGTCACCGCGGGGACGATGGCCAAGTTGGTTATCAACGAGGTTTGCGCCCCTCACCACCAGCAACGGATTACGGTGATTGACGATTGA
- a CDS encoding MmcQ/YjbR family DNA-binding protein, which produces MDGQFRAIIRVSRDGQISGNVIDNGTGEEYLPLRAIHCGPFAAQVRTSYIDLLHEIARKCFITEPFHSDQANRLAAWINQEFHDQPEFVFKKLPDYAAFREPQSQKWYGLVMNIPRARLTDKGAPDQAKIEVIDLRCTTQQRSALLKRKGIYPGYHLSKKNWVCVTLDDHLGDEKLQKLVQDSRQILTKPRAWLIPANPKYYDIMHAFINNNTITWKQSTKVRVGDTAFLYVSAPIKAIIYRCRVVETDIPYDYQSPQLKINRVMKLQFEKEYAHNQFSLSYIKQHGVTSVQGPRHVPADLLKQLEK; this is translated from the coding sequence ATGGATGGACAGTTCCGGGCAATCATCCGGGTCAGTCGTGATGGTCAAATCAGTGGTAACGTCATCGACAACGGTACCGGCGAAGAATATCTCCCCCTGCGAGCAATTCACTGTGGTCCCTTTGCCGCCCAAGTTCGTACCTCCTACATTGACCTCCTCCACGAAATTGCCCGGAAATGTTTTATTACTGAACCTTTCCATAGTGACCAGGCCAACCGGCTCGCCGCCTGGATTAACCAGGAATTTCACGATCAGCCAGAATTTGTCTTCAAAAAACTACCCGACTATGCGGCCTTTCGTGAACCCCAGTCGCAAAAGTGGTACGGGTTAGTAATGAACATCCCCCGGGCCCGATTAACTGATAAAGGGGCACCCGACCAAGCCAAGATCGAAGTTATCGATCTCCGCTGTACCACTCAACAACGTTCTGCGCTCCTCAAACGAAAGGGAATTTATCCCGGTTACCACCTCAGCAAGAAAAACTGGGTTTGCGTGACCCTTGACGACCACCTAGGTGACGAGAAACTTCAAAAGCTTGTCCAGGACAGTCGGCAAATTCTTACCAAGCCCCGGGCCTGGTTGATTCCTGCTAATCCGAAGTACTACGACATCATGCACGCCTTCATTAACAACAACACCATTACCTGGAAGCAGTCGACTAAGGTCCGGGTTGGTGACACAGCATTTCTCTACGTTTCCGCACCGATCAAGGCAATCATTTATCGCTGTCGGGTGGTTGAAACTGATATCCCCTATGATTACCAGAGTCCCCAGTTAAAAATCAACCGGGTCATGAAGCTCCAGTTCGAAAAGGAGTACGCTCACAATCAGTTTTCCCTTTCCTACATCAAGCAACACGGGGTGACCTCTGTCCAAGGGCCGCGCCACGTCCCGGCAGATTTGCTTAAGCAGCTTGAGAAGTAA
- a CDS encoding MerR family transcriptional regulator, translating into MDDKQLMTISQFAKAVGTTRRTLLFYDQKGIFKPKKAMANGYRYYGYEQIYKMNFILGLRDLGLSVGNIKDYLNDNSSETLNRKLGELKEKVQTRIKNLQQVLAILDQKEEDNTQLTNVGFYVVKKIFFPLREFWCSDFKVDCSEKEIAQAYSNFYQRLGAGIMANNMLSGFLTDLPQAQANRYADAGFRIIKEKSFASQVNMPVMNQANGEYVVVKVKNDGAGIEKGLAALSDFVAQEGLKIGNDLWQFNLGVDIKRLGLTENSILAYQII; encoded by the coding sequence ATGGATGATAAGCAGCTAATGACCATTTCACAATTTGCTAAGGCAGTCGGCACAACCCGGCGAACGCTTCTTTTTTATGACCAAAAGGGAATCTTCAAGCCCAAAAAGGCCATGGCTAATGGCTACCGTTACTACGGCTATGAGCAGATCTACAAGATGAATTTTATTCTGGGGCTCCGCGACCTCGGACTCTCAGTGGGAAATATTAAAGATTACCTCAACGATAATAGTTCAGAGACGCTTAACAGGAAACTTGGCGAACTGAAAGAAAAGGTTCAGACACGAATTAAGAATCTCCAGCAGGTACTAGCAATCCTAGACCAGAAGGAAGAAGATAACACCCAACTGACGAATGTTGGCTTTTATGTCGTCAAGAAAATTTTCTTCCCGCTTCGTGAGTTTTGGTGCTCGGACTTTAAAGTGGACTGCTCAGAAAAAGAAATCGCCCAGGCATACAGCAATTTCTACCAGCGGCTTGGCGCGGGAATTATGGCCAATAACATGCTATCTGGTTTCTTGACCGACTTACCTCAGGCCCAAGCAAATCGTTATGCCGATGCCGGCTTCCGAATTATTAAGGAAAAGTCCTTTGCCAGCCAGGTAAACATGCCAGTGATGAACCAGGCCAATGGTGAGTACGTGGTGGTTAAGGTCAAAAATGACGGTGCAGGGATTGAGAAGGGCCTTGCTGCACTTAGTGACTTTGTGGCCCAAGAAGGTCTCAAAATTGGTAATGACCTCTGGCAATTTAATCTCGGGGTGGACATCAAACGCCTCGGCCTGACGGAAAATAGTATTCTTGCTTACCAAATTATTTAG
- a CDS encoding CotH kinase family protein, producing MGNKITKDNRKPVQISIKLTNGVIIDGWATIKWQGNSSLAWPKKGYRLKLFKDQAMTKKLKVELQNSGFKTNSFNLKACYTDPTAGLNIVNAELFKQITASRPNLANSIVNDMPNYGQVAGIPLELGINNLDQGLYVLETYQEDKLYNLDDKLSDNIALSDNQSDLSTFTQPFTTDDLVDTAFNNRSPKKVDQSVVDRFNELYQLANASDADYYKLEEQYLDVFAAIDYLTFISAINDVDGITKNITYISKAGSKWVLMPYDLDMTWNTLYNGAIMSIDTNIEDLLNSYQQRLANVDHFLGLI from the coding sequence ATCGGGAATAAAATAACCAAGGATAACCGTAAGCCGGTTCAAATTAGCATTAAATTAACCAATGGCGTCATTATTGATGGTTGGGCCACAATCAAATGGCAAGGAAACAGTAGCCTGGCTTGGCCAAAGAAGGGCTACCGCCTTAAGCTTTTTAAAGATCAAGCAATGACTAAAAAACTTAAGGTCGAGCTTCAAAATAGCGGCTTCAAAACTAACTCTTTCAACCTTAAAGCTTGCTATACCGACCCGACCGCGGGACTCAATATCGTCAATGCTGAGTTATTCAAGCAGATTACGGCTTCCCGACCCAATTTAGCTAATTCGATCGTTAACGATATGCCGAACTATGGTCAGGTTGCCGGCATCCCATTAGAACTGGGTATCAATAATCTTGACCAGGGTCTATACGTTTTAGAAACCTACCAGGAAGACAAGCTATATAACCTTGATGATAAGTTGTCAGACAACATTGCCTTAAGTGATAACCAATCTGACTTGTCAACATTCACCCAACCATTTACCACTGACGACCTTGTTGACACTGCATTTAACAACCGCTCACCAAAGAAGGTTGATCAATCGGTTGTCGACCGGTTTAATGAGCTCTACCAGCTAGCGAATGCGAGCGATGCCGACTATTACAAGCTAGAAGAGCAGTACCTCGACGTTTTCGCCGCAATTGACTACCTCACCTTCATTTCAGCAATTAATGACGTCGACGGAATCACGAAAAACATTACTTACATTAGCAAGGCGGGCAGCAAGTGGGTACTAATGCCTTACGACTTGGACATGACTTGGAATACCCTTTATAATGGCGCGATTATGTCGATAGATACCAATATAGAAGACCTGCTTAACAGCTACCAGCAGCGACTCGCCAATGTCGACCATTTTCTTGGCTTAATTTAA
- a CDS encoding KxYKxGKxW signal peptide domain-containing protein — protein MEDKRRYKLYKHGKLWCCTAVTIASLTIGMAALHADAYADNNQITTSLVTDSSTSRPAPAQAVATTTENEVPVDQATFNNPSANNGWLDHYQVTTDENGQNIFRASGWHACGQSNGERYRYAILYDNTAKGEISRQRVAPVDRPDVQATYPNTANSRFSGFNVSFVLPSNINGHSISLVARYSNDAINGEGQRTDFWFAPVIIDNTNRANLDQIASDQSAVLHLRGWHASNQASGKKYHYIIIYDQTSNQEIARQLVTPIQRPDVAQTFPTIGNAAGSGFDVTFKLTPQYSQGAVTVVSRWTNDPVGNGTDTTDFWFTPVRKINRGWLGPYKLSTGRLTVSGWHANDAAIYQPYHFLILFDNTAKMQVASALVPTNPSLDVAKAYPDTCSAGNARFNYDFARIRLTPGHDYSLVSRYSVIDQGNGDDGVAANHTGFWFPIKTLNQQAFSIDSYQIDAQNKLTVSGWFANDNAIGKKYAYVIVLQDGQEIGRQRVTMTPREDVASVYPIIYNSEMSGFNAAIQLPTTVNGNLNFVLRFSNQADGEGNYADIYTQPIQNGFLRNRVIFTKDNRAFYYNDRGQAVKNFVANGILYRTDTNGNILNTITKNTDTQIGRINFTGNLSGIK, from the coding sequence GTGGAAGATAAACGACGTTATAAACTTTACAAGCATGGCAAGCTATGGTGCTGTACAGCAGTTACCATTGCCTCTCTAACAATTGGAATGGCAGCCTTGCATGCGGATGCTTATGCAGATAACAATCAAATTACAACTAGCCTGGTTACCGATTCCAGTACTTCAAGGCCTGCACCAGCCCAGGCGGTTGCCACTACTACGGAAAATGAGGTTCCAGTCGACCAGGCAACTTTCAACAACCCATCTGCCAACAATGGCTGGCTTGACCATTACCAGGTCACTACTGATGAAAATGGTCAAAATATTTTCCGGGCGAGCGGCTGGCATGCCTGCGGTCAAAGCAATGGTGAACGTTACCGTTACGCCATCCTGTATGACAATACCGCCAAAGGAGAAATCTCACGACAAAGGGTGGCACCGGTAGACCGGCCAGATGTCCAGGCTACCTATCCCAACACTGCCAATAGCCGTTTTAGTGGGTTCAACGTTAGCTTTGTCCTCCCAAGTAACATTAACGGGCATTCCATCAGCCTAGTTGCCCGGTACAGTAATGACGCAATTAATGGTGAAGGTCAACGAACCGATTTCTGGTTTGCTCCCGTCATTATTGATAACACGAACCGCGCCAACCTCGACCAAATAGCATCTGACCAAAGTGCTGTCCTTCATTTGCGTGGCTGGCACGCCAGCAACCAGGCATCCGGCAAAAAATACCATTACATTATCATTTATGATCAGACAAGTAACCAGGAAATCGCTCGTCAGTTAGTAACACCCATTCAACGTCCTGATGTTGCCCAGACATTTCCGACAATCGGTAATGCGGCCGGATCAGGCTTTGACGTTACGTTCAAATTAACACCCCAATATAGCCAGGGCGCCGTCACAGTTGTTAGCAGGTGGACCAATGACCCAGTTGGCAACGGAACTGATACAACCGACTTTTGGTTTACTCCGGTTCGAAAAATTAACCGGGGCTGGCTGGGCCCTTACAAACTAAGCACGGGACGATTAACAGTTAGTGGTTGGCACGCCAATGATGCAGCAATTTATCAACCATATCATTTTCTTATTCTCTTTGATAATACCGCTAAAATGCAAGTAGCCAGTGCCCTTGTCCCTACTAACCCATCCCTTGACGTTGCTAAAGCTTATCCAGACACATGTTCAGCTGGTAATGCCCGTTTTAACTACGACTTCGCACGAATTCGCTTAACACCAGGGCATGACTACTCTTTGGTAAGTCGTTATTCAGTTATTGACCAGGGTAACGGTGATGATGGTGTTGCCGCTAACCATACTGGCTTTTGGTTCCCTATAAAAACTCTTAACCAGCAGGCATTCTCCATTGATAGCTACCAGATTGATGCTCAAAATAAACTGACCGTCAGTGGTTGGTTTGCCAACGACAATGCCATTGGTAAGAAATACGCATATGTGATTGTCCTGCAAGATGGTCAAGAAATTGGTCGCCAACGGGTCACCATGACACCTCGTGAAGATGTCGCTTCAGTTTACCCAATAATCTATAACAGTGAAATGAGTGGCTTTAACGCCGCTATCCAACTACCAACAACGGTCAACGGGAACTTAAATTTTGTCCTCCGCTTCAGCAACCAGGCTGATGGAGAAGGCAACTATGCCGATATTTATACCCAGCCAATTCAAAACGGTTTTTTGCGTAACCGGGTAATCTTCACTAAAGATAACCGCGCCTTTTACTACAATGACCGGGGGCAGGCGGTTAAAAACTTTGTTGCCAATGGTATCCTTTACCGAACCGATACTAACGGCAATATTCTTAATACCATCACAAAGAATACTGATACTCAAATCGGCCGAATTAACTTTACTGGCAACTTATCGGGAATAAAATAA
- a CDS encoding cation transporter, which translates to MVTPKPYFQGIMVEIFSLAWMVLEFLIGCWSGIQAHSLLLIAFGLDSLLEIISGGALLWRLLVSTRLSAGAIAKVERQASRIVGWCLMALAVYIIVTSGYNLLTHQGAERSLLGTLMALASLICMPILMVIKLRIAEQIDSAALKEDAMCNLTCAYTAGAVLVGNLLTIWQGWWWSDSIFSLLLVILIVKEGLEGIRA; encoded by the coding sequence ATGGTAACTCCAAAGCCTTATTTTCAAGGTATTATGGTGGAAATCTTTTCCCTGGCCTGGATGGTGCTTGAATTTTTAATTGGCTGCTGGTCAGGAATTCAGGCCCATTCTCTTTTGCTAATTGCCTTTGGCCTTGACAGTTTACTGGAAATTATCTCCGGAGGTGCACTATTATGGCGGTTACTGGTTAGTACCCGCCTGTCAGCTGGTGCAATTGCAAAAGTGGAAAGGCAGGCCAGTCGGATCGTTGGTTGGTGTTTGATGGCCCTGGCTGTTTACATTATCGTAACGTCTGGATATAACCTGTTGACTCACCAAGGTGCTGAAAGAAGTTTATTAGGTACCCTAATGGCCTTGGCATCGCTGATTTGCATGCCAATCTTGATGGTTATCAAGCTCCGGATCGCTGAGCAGATTGACTCAGCAGCTCTCAAAGAGGATGCCATGTGTAATTTAACCTGTGCCTATACCGCTGGAGCAGTCTTGGTTGGCAACCTGCTAACCATCTGGCAGGGCTGGTGGTGGTCAGACAGTATCTTCTCCCTCCTATTAGTTATCTTGATTGTAAAAGAGGGACTTGAGGGCATTCGTGCCTAG
- a CDS encoding MFS transporter gives MEKQSEKIQGWMVLAVIAAGVMSFAGVVVETAVNISFPTLMREFKISTDLVQWMTTICLLTVSLTVPLSAYLKRRFKTKHLFVFANLTFTVGLLIDILAPNFWLLLVGRLVQGIGTGVALPLMFNIILDWVPQRRVGMMMGLGTMITGIAPAVGPTYGGLLVNSLGWRWIFIFLLPLLVLSLITGMVTIRQKGRLMKTEFDWLSLVTLILMFAGLTTGFANMGSQPLLSWLVLGSFAIGLIGTIAFITRSLKITSPIVNLTLFARHRFARLAFAFLLFQLTALGLSFLVPNYIQLVNHGSAMLAGLIVLPGAALGAVTGPFGGRLLDQFGARKPVLSGVVLNLIAVIGLTCLATGRLTNSTIIFLYIAFMVGAGLSFGNIMTSALASLPDQSNGDGNAILNTLQQFAGAVGTSIASTIVAASQANHDRPLDQATAMGTQHALLVLLVALLLELALVYWTLPKDNR, from the coding sequence AGGGCTGGATGGTGTTAGCCGTCATTGCTGCCGGAGTGATGTCCTTTGCTGGAGTGGTAGTTGAGACGGCCGTGAATATCTCATTTCCGACCCTGATGCGTGAGTTTAAAATTTCTACTGACCTGGTTCAGTGGATGACAACGATTTGTCTGCTGACCGTTTCCCTGACGGTCCCCTTATCTGCCTACCTGAAACGGCGGTTTAAGACTAAGCATCTCTTTGTTTTCGCCAACCTTACTTTTACGGTAGGCCTTTTGATTGATATTTTGGCCCCTAACTTTTGGCTTCTGCTTGTTGGCCGCTTGGTTCAGGGAATTGGGACCGGCGTGGCCCTACCGTTAATGTTTAACATCATCCTTGATTGGGTACCGCAGCGACGGGTTGGCATGATGATGGGACTAGGGACAATGATTACTGGGATTGCCCCGGCAGTTGGTCCAACCTATGGTGGCCTTTTGGTTAATAGCCTTGGTTGGCGGTGGATTTTTATCTTCCTGCTACCGCTGTTGGTCCTTTCATTAATTACGGGAATGGTGACCATTCGGCAAAAGGGGCGGCTAATGAAGACGGAATTTGACTGGCTGAGTTTGGTGACATTGATTTTAATGTTTGCCGGGTTGACCACCGGTTTTGCCAATATGGGTAGCCAACCACTGCTTTCCTGGTTGGTATTAGGCAGCTTTGCGATAGGACTGATCGGTACCATTGCCTTCATCACCCGTTCGCTGAAAATTACAAGTCCAATTGTAAATCTAACCCTTTTTGCCCGCCACCGCTTTGCCCGACTGGCATTTGCTTTTCTCCTCTTTCAACTAACCGCCTTAGGCCTTTCCTTTCTCGTGCCTAACTACATTCAACTGGTTAACCATGGCAGTGCAATGTTAGCGGGGCTAATTGTTTTACCCGGAGCTGCCCTTGGTGCAGTGACGGGACCCTTTGGTGGACGCCTTCTTGACCAGTTTGGTGCCCGCAAACCCGTCCTCAGTGGAGTGGTGCTCAACCTTATTGCGGTGATTGGCCTGACCTGCCTGGCCACTGGTCGGTTAACTAACTCAACGATTATCTTTTTGTACATTGCCTTTATGGTCGGCGCAGGTTTGTCCTTTGGTAATATTATGACGAGCGCTTTAGCAAGTTTGCCGGACCAAAGTAATGGGGATGGCAATGCCATTTTGAATACCCTTCAGCAGTTTGCCGGGGCTGTGGGGACGTCTATTGCGTCGACAATCGTTGCGGCCAGCCAAGCAAATCATGACCGGCCCCTGGACCAGGCGACTGCTATGGGTACCCAACACGCCTTGCTAGTCTTACTAGTTGCTTTACTGCTGGAATTGGCGCTGGTTTATTGGACGTTGCCGAAGGATAATCGTTAA
- a CDS encoding zinc-binding dehydrogenase, whose translation MSKDTMQAIQLTQPCAADELHPTTVPVPQLKPGYALVKVKAFGVNESEVTSRKGKSSPDFKFPRILGIEGVGIIDRVNAGSNFKPGQKVVTMMGGMGRAIDGSYAEYMLIKEKNLIPFESGLDWSIIGALPEMLQTAYGSITQGLRVQTGDLLLVWGGSSTVGLMAAVLAYHMGAKVIASTRNENKLATMAKLGNDYPVLDDRDFADRVKKIAPDKVDKVLELVGFSTLFQDMGLVKEDGYTCFTGALGGKWTLNNFSPFMIPTGVFLTSYAGEAKDLPAKYFNHILKLIEDRQLTVPLAKVYHGLSEVGEAQANLESGKFSGKHVVVL comes from the coding sequence ATGTCAAAGGATACAATGCAAGCTATTCAACTCACCCAGCCATGTGCTGCTGATGAATTACACCCGACGACGGTGCCGGTTCCCCAGCTAAAGCCTGGTTACGCCTTGGTCAAGGTCAAGGCCTTTGGCGTTAACGAATCCGAGGTAACGAGCCGGAAGGGTAAATCTTCACCAGACTTTAAATTTCCCCGGATCCTTGGTATCGAAGGGGTAGGAATCATTGACCGGGTCAACGCGGGCTCCAATTTTAAGCCGGGCCAAAAGGTGGTCACAATGATGGGCGGCATGGGTCGCGCCATTGATGGTTCCTATGCTGAATACATGTTGATTAAGGAGAAGAACCTGATTCCATTTGAAAGTGGCCTTGACTGGTCAATCATCGGTGCTTTACCAGAAATGCTCCAGACCGCCTATGGTTCAATTACCCAGGGCCTTCGCGTGCAAACGGGTGACCTTCTCTTAGTTTGGGGTGGCAGCTCGACGGTTGGCCTGATGGCGGCTGTCCTGGCGTATCACATGGGTGCCAAAGTGATTGCTAGCACGCGAAACGAAAACAAGCTGGCTACAATGGCGAAGTTGGGAAATGATTACCCAGTTTTGGATGACCGGGACTTTGCTGACCGGGTCAAGAAGATTGCACCAGACAAGGTCGACAAGGTACTGGAACTAGTTGGCTTTTCAACTCTCTTCCAGGATATGGGCTTAGTTAAGGAAGATGGTTATACTTGCTTTACCGGGGCCCTCGGTGGGAAGTGGACACTGAACAACTTTTCGCCATTCATGATTCCAACCGGTGTTTTCCTGACGAGCTACGCTGGCGAGGCTAAGGACTTGCCGGCAAAGTACTTTAACCACATCCTCAAATTGATTGAAGACCGTCAACTTACCGTACCGCTTGCCAAAGTTTACCACGGCCTGAGTGAGGTCGGTGAGGCGCAAGCTAACTTGGAGTCGGGCAAGTTTAGCGGTAAGCACGTAGTAGTCCTTTAA